In Anticarsia gemmatalis isolate Benzon Research Colony breed Stoneville strain chromosome 4, ilAntGemm2 primary, whole genome shotgun sequence, one DNA window encodes the following:
- the Traf4 gene encoding TNF receptor associated factor 4 isoform X3: MLKYIISKIKKIYPDPESEKAIMGSVVYCIHHKEGCQWSDELRKLKAHLNTCKHDAVLCAAQCGAMIPRVLMQDHLRYTCPRRRANCEHCHKEFSGSALEEHQGNCGHEPVYCENKCGAKVQRRHTQQHIQQHCSKRLVPCKHCGQSYTQDTVSAHGAGCGRAPVACPQRCGAGGVARADLAAHLRDHAAAAAAAALPCSFRDAGCRFKGTRQALDKHTEESCQQHLALVSALASRQARQLDSLRAAVARLSVNCSGALVWRISDWAAKMAEAKCKDGVELVSPAFYTSQYGYKLQASLFLNGNGAGESTHMSVYIKILPGEYDALLRWPFAHTVSFTLFDQSSSPDRACNIVESFVPDPTWKNFQRPSKEPDALGFGFPRFVSHEMLKKRNFIKDDVMFLRVKVDPSKIVAV; encoded by the exons ATgcttaaatacattatttctaaGATAAAAAAG atCTACCCAGATCCTGAGTCAGAGAAGGCTATAATGGGATCTGTGGTGTACTGCATCCACCACAAGGAGGGATGTCAGTGGTCAGACGAACTACGCAAACTGAAG GCGCACCTGAACACGTGCAAGCACGATGCAGTGCTGTGCGCAGCGCAGTGCGGCGCGATGATACCGCGCGTGCTCATGCAAGACCACCTGCGGTATACGTGCCCGCGGCGCCGCGCTAACTGCGAGCACTGCCATAAGGAGTTCTCAGGAAGCGCATTGGAG GAGCATCAAGGTAACTGCGGCCACGAGCCGGTGTACTGCGAGAACAAGTGCGGCGCGAAGGTGCAGCGCCGACACACGCAGCAACATATACAACAACACTGCAGCAAACGACTCGTGCCTTGCAAACATTGCGGACAGAGTTATACTCAG GACACAGTATCAGCGCACGGCGCCGGTTGTGGTCGCGCGCCGGTGGCGTGCCCTCAGCGctgcggcgcgggcggcgtggCGCGCGCGGACCTCGCCGCGCACCTGAGGGACCACGCCGCGGCGGCGGCAGCTGCTGCACTGCCATGCTCGTTTAGAGACGCTGGCTGTAGATTTAAG GGTACAAGACAAGCTCTCGACAAGCACACCGAAGAAAGTTGCCAGCAGCATCTCGCCCTAGTCTCCGCTCTCGCCAGCCGTCAAGCCCGACAACTGGACTCCCTCCGGGCAGCAGTCGCGCGACTCTCTGTCAACTGCTCCGGGGCCCTCGTGTGGCGCATATCCGACTGGGCAGCGAAGATGGCCGAGGCGAAGTGCAAAGACGGTGTCGAACTTGTCTCCCCAGCGTTTTATACCAGCCAGTATGGATATAAGTTGCAG GCATCACTATTCCTGAACGGCAACGGTGCAGGTGAATCCACACACATGTCAGTCTACATCAAAATCCTCCCTGGAGAGTACGACGCACTCCTCCGTTGGCCCTTCGCTCACACAGTCTCCTTCACCCTCTTCGACCAGAGTTCCAGCCCAGATAGAGCTTGCAATATCGTCGAAAGTTTCGTTCCAGACCCTACTTGGAAGAATTTCCAAAGACCTTCGAAGGAACCTGATGCGTTAGGGTTCGGCTTTCCAAGGTTCGTCTCCCACGAGATGCTCAAGAAGAGGAACTTTATCAAAGACGATGTCATGTTTTTAAGAGTCAAAGTTGACCCAAGTAAGATTGTAGCTGTTTAG
- the Traf4 gene encoding TNF receptor associated factor 4 isoform X2: protein MTPVGLLFKVNSEGLFTCPVNASPVDYAKIYPDPESEKAIMGSVVYCIHHKEGCQWSDELRKLKAHLNTCKHDAVLCAAQCGAMIPRVLMQDHLRYTCPRRRANCEHCHKEFSGSALEEHQGNCGHEPVYCENKCGAKVQRRHTQQHIQQHCSKRLVPCKHCGQSYTQDTVSAHGAGCGRAPVACPQRCGAGGVARADLAAHLRDHAAAAAAAALPCSFRDAGCRFKGTRQALDKHTEESCQQHLALVSALASRQARQLDSLRAAVARLSVNCSGALVWRISDWAAKMAEAKCKDGVELVSPAFYTSQYGYKLQASLFLNGNGAGESTHMSVYIKILPGEYDALLRWPFAHTVSFTLFDQSSSPDRACNIVESFVPDPTWKNFQRPSKEPDALGFGFPRFVSHEMLKKRNFIKDDVMFLRVKVDPSKIVAV, encoded by the exons atCTACCCAGATCCTGAGTCAGAGAAGGCTATAATGGGATCTGTGGTGTACTGCATCCACCACAAGGAGGGATGTCAGTGGTCAGACGAACTACGCAAACTGAAG GCGCACCTGAACACGTGCAAGCACGATGCAGTGCTGTGCGCAGCGCAGTGCGGCGCGATGATACCGCGCGTGCTCATGCAAGACCACCTGCGGTATACGTGCCCGCGGCGCCGCGCTAACTGCGAGCACTGCCATAAGGAGTTCTCAGGAAGCGCATTGGAG GAGCATCAAGGTAACTGCGGCCACGAGCCGGTGTACTGCGAGAACAAGTGCGGCGCGAAGGTGCAGCGCCGACACACGCAGCAACATATACAACAACACTGCAGCAAACGACTCGTGCCTTGCAAACATTGCGGACAGAGTTATACTCAG GACACAGTATCAGCGCACGGCGCCGGTTGTGGTCGCGCGCCGGTGGCGTGCCCTCAGCGctgcggcgcgggcggcgtggCGCGCGCGGACCTCGCCGCGCACCTGAGGGACCACGCCGCGGCGGCGGCAGCTGCTGCACTGCCATGCTCGTTTAGAGACGCTGGCTGTAGATTTAAG GGTACAAGACAAGCTCTCGACAAGCACACCGAAGAAAGTTGCCAGCAGCATCTCGCCCTAGTCTCCGCTCTCGCCAGCCGTCAAGCCCGACAACTGGACTCCCTCCGGGCAGCAGTCGCGCGACTCTCTGTCAACTGCTCCGGGGCCCTCGTGTGGCGCATATCCGACTGGGCAGCGAAGATGGCCGAGGCGAAGTGCAAAGACGGTGTCGAACTTGTCTCCCCAGCGTTTTATACCAGCCAGTATGGATATAAGTTGCAG GCATCACTATTCCTGAACGGCAACGGTGCAGGTGAATCCACACACATGTCAGTCTACATCAAAATCCTCCCTGGAGAGTACGACGCACTCCTCCGTTGGCCCTTCGCTCACACAGTCTCCTTCACCCTCTTCGACCAGAGTTCCAGCCCAGATAGAGCTTGCAATATCGTCGAAAGTTTCGTTCCAGACCCTACTTGGAAGAATTTCCAAAGACCTTCGAAGGAACCTGATGCGTTAGGGTTCGGCTTTCCAAGGTTCGTCTCCCACGAGATGCTCAAGAAGAGGAACTTTATCAAAGACGATGTCATGTTTTTAAGAGTCAAAGTTGACCCAAGTAAGATTGTAGCTGTTTAG
- the Psf2 gene encoding DNA replication complex GINS protein PSF2-like protein — MDPYEIEFIGENRIVSITPNFSYDKIYLICGEFGPFRAGLPMNVPLWLAMMLKQKQKCRIVPPDWMDLDVLENIKEEEKRSRFFTKMPNEHYMIEAKLILGAASEDVPNASEIKTIIKDIWDIRMSKLRTSMDALMKSGGGYGRLDHLTMMEINSAKPLLPAAMDYLLQMQMKAQKKTPQASLLNTSTFSQSGSSQNT, encoded by the exons ATGGATCCCTATGAAATAGAATTCATCGGTGAAAACCGTATCGTGAGCATCACTCCAAATTTCTCATACGACAAGATTTACCTGATATGCGGTGAATTTGGTCCGTTTCGTGCCGGTTTGCCGATGAATGTGCCTTTATGGCTCGCTATGATgctcaaacaaaaacaaaagtgtcGAATAGTGCCTCCAGACTGGATGGATTTAGATGTATTAGAGAATATCAAGGAAGAAGAGAAACGTTCTAG GTTCTTCACGAAAATGCCAAATGAACACTACATGATCGAAGCAAAACTGATTCTCGGAGCAGCTTCTGAAGATGTTCCAAATGCATCAGAAATCAAGACCATCATCAAAGACATCTGGGACATCCGCATGTCTAAACTGAGGACATCTATGGATGCCCTCATGAAGTCCGGAGGAGGTTACGGTAGATTGGACCATTTGACAATGATGGAGATCAACTCTGCAAAGCCTTTGCTGCCTGCTGCCATGGATTATTTGTTGCAGATGCAAATG AAAGCTCAAAAGAAAACTCCTCAGGCATCTCTTCTCAACACATCCACCTTCAGCCAGTCTGGAAGTTCTCAGAACACATAG